One window from the genome of Marinobacter sp. LV10R510-11A encodes:
- a CDS encoding flagellin produces the protein MPQVINTNIASLNAQRNLNASQTQANTALERLSSGLRINSAKDDAAGLAISERFQSQISGLNQAQRNANDGISLAQTAEGAMNEITNNLQRIRELAVQSANATNSISDRQALNQEVQQRIEEINRIASQTSFNGLKVLDGTFATQTFQVGANTGETIALSGLDSRGSQIGSVLKETSSLGGFVVGPGEASSTRFDVSSFAFDGAEDIGGTIELNGVSLTIAATGPGGAQALGTAIQDKIDAAALADVDDAAAKLEGIKVTGDNATGELTFSNANNETIDADFNLLADGITQPTIASVTAIDNAVKPAYTVGNATAIEGATGGGTLTFTVGGTLADGTVVDQAVTVDIAEGDNAAAQFAAINSSLSGAGNNPGGLTFSESGGAVQVAAAAAGDAITLGDIQFVGNEDLGKLVSGNTPDTLTAAPDITLADQFTDGKAYDVNVDINGELYSFEKMTSLNDIVSQINSKSNETGINANLNANNDEIIFSTQFGEPFTVNIQTDFDGNGTFDPATETVQSMVASVENDTKSMNDIDISTSKGADIAMIAVDLAIDTINGFRAELGAVQNRFESTIANLATTSENLSAANSRIRDADFAAESAELARTQVLQQAGLSVLAQANARPQQVLQLLQG, from the coding sequence ATGCCTCAGGTCATTAACACCAACATTGCCTCACTGAACGCACAGCGTAACTTGAACGCTTCACAGACTCAGGCGAATACGGCTCTGGAGCGTTTGTCTTCTGGCTTGCGCATCAACTCCGCCAAAGACGATGCCGCCGGCCTCGCGATTTCTGAACGGTTCCAATCCCAGATCTCCGGCCTTAACCAGGCTCAGCGGAATGCAAACGATGGCATTTCCTTGGCGCAAACGGCTGAAGGGGCCATGAATGAGATCACCAACAACCTGCAGCGCATTCGTGAATTGGCGGTGCAGTCTGCCAACGCTACGAACAGCATTTCTGACAGGCAAGCGCTGAACCAAGAGGTACAGCAGCGGATTGAAGAGATCAATCGGATTGCCAGCCAAACCTCGTTTAACGGACTCAAGGTATTGGATGGCACGTTTGCAACTCAAACCTTTCAGGTTGGAGCAAACACCGGAGAGACCATCGCTCTAAGTGGCCTTGACTCTCGTGGAAGTCAGATCGGGTCTGTGCTGAAAGAAACCAGCAGCCTTGGTGGTTTTGTAGTTGGCCCTGGCGAGGCATCCTCAACACGGTTTGATGTGTCCAGCTTTGCTTTTGATGGCGCTGAAGATATTGGAGGTACCATCGAACTGAATGGCGTCAGCCTAACTATTGCCGCCACCGGCCCTGGCGGTGCCCAAGCATTGGGTACCGCCATCCAAGATAAAATTGATGCGGCTGCTCTGGCCGACGTAGACGATGCCGCTGCAAAACTGGAGGGCATTAAAGTCACTGGCGATAATGCTACCGGGGAGTTGACGTTCAGTAATGCCAATAACGAAACGATCGATGCGGATTTTAATCTGCTAGCGGATGGCATTACTCAACCAACGATTGCAAGTGTGACTGCAATTGATAACGCAGTTAAACCCGCTTACACCGTAGGGAATGCAACAGCTATTGAAGGTGCTACGGGCGGGGGAACTCTCACGTTTACAGTCGGTGGAACTCTTGCGGATGGCACTGTTGTAGATCAAGCGGTCACGGTGGACATCGCAGAGGGCGACAATGCTGCCGCTCAGTTCGCGGCTATTAACAGCTCTCTCTCTGGGGCTGGCAACAATCCTGGCGGACTTACGTTTAGTGAAAGTGGTGGTGCTGTGCAGGTCGCAGCGGCTGCCGCCGGAGATGCGATCACATTGGGCGATATTCAATTTGTTGGGAATGAGGATCTAGGAAAGCTCGTCTCAGGCAATACCCCGGATACCCTGACCGCCGCACCCGATATAACACTGGCTGACCAATTCACTGATGGCAAAGCTTACGACGTTAATGTCGATATCAACGGAGAGCTCTATTCCTTTGAAAAAATGACATCTCTTAACGACATCGTTAGCCAGATTAATTCCAAATCAAACGAAACAGGCATTAATGCCAATCTCAACGCTAACAACGATGAGATTATATTTTCAACGCAATTTGGCGAACCGTTTACCGTCAATATTCAAACGGACTTTGATGGAAATGGGACGTTTGACCCTGCAACAGAGACCGTTCAGTCTATGGTTGCATCGGTCGAAAATGACACGAAATCGATGAACGATATCGACATTTCAACTTCGAAGGGCGCCGATATTGCCATGATCGCAGTTGATCTCGCCATCGATACCATCAACGGCTTCCGCGCCGAACTCGGTGCAGTCCAGAATCGCTTCGAGTCCACCATCGCAAACCTGGCAACAACCTCAGAAAACCTCTCAGCCGCCAACAGCCGAATCCGCGATGCGGACTTTGCGGCGGAATCCGCCGAACTGGCGCGCACCCAGGTGCTTCAGCAGGCTGGCCTTTCTGTACTGGCTCAGGCTAATGCCCGGCCACAGCAGGTTCTGCAGTTACTGCAGGGTTAA
- a CDS encoding flagellar protein FlaG yields MNDVTLNSTDLKLARSGEAVPARALSSSQAEGRNASELASLSAGRVVPNQTASQAQDVSKAEQLQKRNEAKREELDEAVSQLNDYVQNVQRDLQFEMDNDLGQTIVRVVDQQTQEVIRQIPDELALRLAEKLQQDEPLTLFNIKV; encoded by the coding sequence ATGAATGACGTTACCCTGAACAGTACGGATCTGAAACTGGCTCGCTCCGGCGAGGCGGTTCCGGCTCGGGCACTGTCGTCATCTCAGGCCGAAGGCAGGAATGCCTCCGAGCTTGCGTCTTTATCAGCTGGGCGTGTAGTGCCGAATCAGACGGCTTCCCAAGCTCAAGACGTTTCTAAAGCTGAACAGCTGCAGAAGCGGAATGAGGCGAAGCGGGAGGAGCTGGATGAGGCGGTTTCTCAGCTGAATGATTATGTTCAGAACGTTCAGAGAGATCTGCAGTTTGAAATGGATAACGATTTGGGGCAGACCATCGTAAGGGTGGTGGATCAGCAAACCCAGGAAGTTATTCGGCAAATTCCTGATGAACTGGCGCTAAGGTTGGCAGAGAAATTGCAGCAGGACGAACCGCTGACGTTGTTTAACATCAAGGTATAA
- a CDS encoding HepT-like ribonuclease domain-containing protein, producing MQREVLIHGYATIEPLIVWGVIESNLEYLVEQVTAILEGA from the coding sequence ATGCAGCGTGAGGTTTTGATTCACGGCTATGCGACTATTGAACCACTGATCGTTTGGGGTGTAATCGAGAGTAACCTTGAATACTTGGTTGAACAGGTCACCGCTATTCTTGAGGGAGCTTGA
- the fliD gene encoding flagellar filament capping protein FliD, translating into MAGISSLGIGSGVLTSDLVDQMVAAERRPTDNRLAQKTQQSEAMLSAYGKLRSAITELRLPMRQLSAADNLKAFSASSSNEDIGVSVDSTKANRGSYSLDVTSLASAQALASLEVFADRDTTPVGEGKLSIAVGDKTAEITIDSSNNSLQGLANAINDAGVGVSAGVIDTGNGFQLVLSADDTGKANAASITATDSDGNAITDGSGLSRFAYTAGDAGGLSETIEATDAKMDINGITVTRSSNSFENVIDGLSFDIKDIGTSTVKVSQDVGAVTDRVQGFVDKFNALQGTIEGLAGFNSEAGVGSLLTGDSTVRALQRELRQVLTGVVPGLENANVRSLADVGISTDPSTGALEFDREEFEAQLKNNPDDVTALFAEQGRTTDGQVEFVRSGLNTQPGRYDINVTQAATQGQLVAGSALASSVDVTADNDELALKVNGETTVNLKLTQGTDVSAQALVEDIQAQLNSNAALKASGESVQVSMGSDNKLVFTSGKYGSESNVSVDSVESPGAFGLSIATGSGGKDIAGTIGGKAAQGDGQVLFLSSDDGPASGLQVRILGDQIGSRGSINFVQGLGKNTVDLVNSFVGAEGRLESRASNLNRELEQIKENQVQLDGRIESYRERLVKQFSAADALISQLNSTRDYVTQQLDALAPQNFNK; encoded by the coding sequence ATGGCAGGTATTTCATCACTGGGAATCGGCTCTGGCGTGTTGACGTCCGATTTGGTGGATCAGATGGTTGCAGCAGAGCGCAGGCCAACTGATAATCGGTTGGCCCAAAAGACCCAGCAGTCAGAGGCGATGTTGTCTGCTTATGGCAAGCTGCGTAGCGCTATTACCGAACTGCGCCTGCCCATGCGCCAGTTAAGTGCTGCTGACAATCTGAAGGCGTTTTCCGCCAGCTCATCCAATGAAGACATTGGTGTTTCGGTAGACAGCACCAAAGCCAACCGCGGCAGCTATAGCCTGGATGTAACCAGCTTGGCCTCCGCTCAGGCTCTGGCGTCGCTGGAGGTGTTTGCCGATCGCGACACCACGCCAGTGGGTGAAGGCAAGCTGTCTATCGCCGTGGGCGACAAAACGGCCGAGATCACCATCGATAGTAGTAATAACTCTTTGCAAGGCTTGGCCAACGCCATTAACGATGCCGGCGTGGGTGTGTCTGCGGGCGTTATTGATACGGGCAACGGCTTTCAGCTGGTGCTGTCGGCGGATGACACTGGCAAGGCCAATGCGGCGAGCATCACAGCCACCGACAGTGACGGCAACGCCATCACCGACGGTTCGGGACTGTCACGTTTTGCCTATACCGCCGGGGACGCGGGGGGGCTCAGCGAAACGATTGAAGCCACCGATGCGAAGATGGATATCAACGGTATCACCGTCACCCGCTCCAGCAACAGTTTTGAAAATGTGATTGACGGCCTGTCTTTTGATATCAAGGATATTGGCACATCCACCGTCAAAGTCAGCCAAGACGTGGGCGCGGTAACGGATCGTGTTCAGGGCTTTGTCGACAAGTTCAACGCACTGCAGGGCACCATCGAAGGCTTGGCAGGTTTTAACTCCGAAGCGGGCGTAGGCAGTTTGTTGACCGGCGACAGTACCGTGCGTGCATTGCAGAGGGAGCTGCGCCAGGTGCTGACCGGCGTAGTTCCTGGGCTGGAAAATGCTAACGTGCGCAGCCTGGCCGACGTTGGCATTTCCACCGACCCCAGCACCGGCGCCTTAGAATTCGATCGCGAAGAATTCGAAGCCCAGCTGAAGAATAATCCGGATGACGTAACCGCGCTGTTCGCCGAGCAGGGCAGAACCACCGATGGCCAGGTGGAGTTTGTGCGCAGTGGTCTGAACACTCAGCCGGGCCGGTACGATATCAACGTCACTCAGGCTGCTACCCAAGGCCAGCTGGTTGCCGGTTCTGCGCTGGCGTCATCGGTTGACGTGACTGCTGATAATGATGAGCTCGCTCTGAAGGTAAATGGCGAAACCACGGTAAATCTGAAGCTTACTCAAGGCACCGATGTTTCCGCTCAGGCATTGGTAGAGGACATTCAGGCCCAGTTAAACAGCAACGCAGCCTTGAAAGCCTCTGGCGAGTCGGTGCAAGTGTCTATGGGCAGCGACAACAAACTTGTATTTACGTCGGGTAAATACGGCTCGGAATCCAATGTCAGCGTTGATTCTGTTGAAAGCCCCGGCGCGTTTGGCTTGTCAATCGCCACTGGCAGCGGGGGTAAAGACATAGCTGGCACCATCGGCGGTAAGGCTGCCCAAGGCGATGGTCAGGTTCTGTTTCTGAGCAGCGACGATGGCCCGGCATCCGGTTTGCAGGTGCGCATTTTAGGCGACCAGATTGGTTCCCGCGGCTCTATCAATTTTGTGCAGGGTTTGGGTAAAAACACCGTCGACCTGGTTAATAGCTTTGTGGGTGCAGAGGGTAGATTGGAATCCCGCGCCAGCAACCTGAACCGCGAGTTGGAACAAATTAAAGAAAACCAGGTGCAGCTGGATGGGCGCATCGAATCCTACCGCGAGCGCCTGGTGAAGCAGTTCAGCGCCGCCGATGCGCTGATCTCCCAGCTCAACAGCACCCGAGATTACGTGACCCAGCAGCTTGACGCGCTGGCACCACAGAATTTCAACAAGTAG
- a CDS encoding type II toxin-antitoxin system HicB family antitoxin produces the protein MNSNVMKHKGQIGSIEHDLEQGVLYGKLLFINDLVTYEAESLRGLESEFRISVDEYLADCEGLGLSPNKPFKGSFNIRIGRDLHQKLAIKAADEGLGLNEAVQRAVEKFVVAQ, from the coding sequence ATGAACAGCAACGTTATGAAACACAAAGGGCAGATAGGCTCTATTGAGCATGATTTAGAGCAAGGTGTGCTTTACGGAAAGCTTCTTTTTATAAACGATCTCGTAACGTATGAAGCTGAAAGCCTAAGGGGCTTAGAGTCGGAGTTCAGAATCTCAGTGGATGAGTACCTGGCTGATTGTGAGGGTCTGGGGCTTTCGCCCAACAAGCCGTTCAAAGGGTCGTTCAATATTCGGATTGGAAGGGATTTGCATCAGAAACTAGCGATAAAAGCAGCGGATGAGGGGCTTGGGTTGAATGAGGCGGTTCAGCGGGCCGTTGAGAAATTTGTAGTCGCGCAATAG
- a CDS encoding plasmid pRiA4b ORF-3 family protein: MTKRSNNLYQIKVSLIGAKPPIWRRLLIEPDTTFQDLHRIIQVAMSWQASHLHLFQAEDGRLVGDLAEDFDGMMNFVDESTVPVSSLLAREGQALKYEYDFGDSWEHEVELEKILPGNSTEPVPQCIKAVRQCPPDDVGGLPGFYDFLEIMEDMAHPDHVAVREWLGGEWFDPEFVDLGQINEDLLERHALFAESAYDAPPPASDFCGLNPNQVHELLQNPLNCPSVFKPLFNAEAVNQALDTAPVIRMAKVLIDAMGDKGIRLTGKGNLPLRQVQAMIQAGGEEIVFPMARFGKVRSEENVLAVHLTRVLLDIAGFTKKQKGYLLLKKTAATRLAKKGWLTVYRDIFAAALSQFNWAWMDYSEGLEDVQYIGPFCFWLLSEKGGQWLPVQEYLADMLKAFPQLPLAAYPMPYASEEDQVRWVLSSRMLILYRILGLIELNPEQTLFREEDKQMMRRTALFEGMFVRV, from the coding sequence ATGACGAAAAGAAGCAACAACCTATACCAAATCAAAGTATCACTCATCGGAGCGAAACCACCCATCTGGCGGCGATTACTGATTGAGCCGGACACAACCTTTCAGGATCTTCACCGGATTATTCAGGTGGCGATGAGCTGGCAGGCTTCGCACCTGCATTTGTTCCAGGCTGAGGACGGCAGACTGGTGGGCGACTTGGCCGAAGATTTTGACGGCATGATGAATTTTGTGGATGAATCCACGGTGCCGGTCTCCAGCTTGCTGGCCAGGGAAGGGCAGGCGTTGAAGTATGAATACGATTTTGGCGATTCCTGGGAGCATGAGGTCGAGCTTGAAAAGATTCTGCCGGGCAATTCCACCGAACCAGTGCCCCAGTGCATAAAGGCCGTGCGGCAGTGCCCGCCGGACGATGTCGGGGGCTTGCCGGGGTTCTATGATTTTTTAGAAATCATGGAGGATATGGCGCACCCAGACCATGTTGCGGTAAGGGAATGGCTGGGCGGTGAGTGGTTTGATCCGGAGTTTGTGGATCTTGGCCAGATCAATGAAGACCTTCTCGAACGCCATGCCCTGTTTGCTGAAAGCGCTTACGACGCACCGCCACCAGCCAGCGACTTCTGTGGTCTGAACCCGAACCAGGTTCATGAGTTATTGCAGAACCCTCTGAACTGCCCCTCAGTCTTCAAACCTCTTTTCAATGCAGAAGCCGTGAACCAGGCACTCGATACCGCGCCGGTTATCCGCATGGCCAAGGTGTTGATCGACGCCATGGGAGATAAAGGCATTCGCCTGACCGGCAAGGGCAATCTTCCGTTGCGGCAGGTTCAAGCCATGATTCAGGCGGGCGGGGAAGAGATTGTTTTTCCCATGGCCAGATTTGGCAAAGTGCGTTCAGAGGAAAACGTTCTGGCCGTCCACCTCACCCGTGTGTTGCTGGACATTGCCGGGTTTACCAAAAAGCAAAAAGGCTACCTACTGCTGAAAAAGACTGCCGCAACCCGCCTGGCAAAAAAAGGTTGGCTTACGGTTTACAGAGACATTTTTGCCGCGGCGCTGTCACAGTTCAACTGGGCCTGGATGGATTACAGCGAGGGCCTGGAAGATGTGCAATACATAGGCCCATTCTGCTTCTGGCTGCTGTCAGAAAAGGGTGGCCAATGGCTGCCGGTTCAGGAATACCTGGCCGATATGCTCAAAGCCTTTCCACAGTTGCCTCTTGCTGCCTATCCCATGCCCTATGCGAGCGAGGAAGACCAAGTGAGGTGGGTGTTGAGTTCCAGAATGCTGATCCTTTACCGGATACTTGGGCTGATAGAGTTGAATCCGGAACAGACCCTGTTTCGCGAGGAAGATAAGCAGATGATGCGGCGGACGGCGTTGTTTGAGGGGATGTTTGTGAGGGTGTGA
- a CDS encoding type II toxin-antitoxin system ParD family antitoxin produces the protein MATRNIVLTDHQEHLVGTLVKVGRYQNASEVLREGLRLVEEKELQHQQKLIALREAVAEGLQDVEEGRTVSIGVGDEITDYLSSRASELTGK, from the coding sequence ATGGCAACGAGAAATATTGTTTTAACGGATCACCAGGAACATCTAGTAGGCACGCTTGTTAAAGTCGGCCGCTATCAGAATGCCAGCGAGGTTCTTCGTGAAGGACTTCGCTTGGTTGAAGAGAAAGAGTTACAGCATCAGCAGAAGCTCATAGCTTTAAGAGAAGCAGTGGCTGAGGGCCTACAGGATGTCGAAGAAGGCCGCACGGTCAGCATCGGTGTTGGTGACGAGATCACAGACTACCTCTCCAGCAGGGCTTCTGAACTCACAGGGAAATGA
- a CDS encoding flagellin, giving the protein MALGINTNVASLMAQNQLTKSQGMNDQALERLSSGLRINSAKDDAAGLAISTRFQSQISGLNVATRNSNDGISLAQTAEGALDEITNNLQRIRELSVQSANATNSDSDRDALNNEVDQRIQEVNRIASQTSFNGLKVLDGTFGTQAFQVGANAGETISVDGLNSKGSELGATISQTSGLSTDVLGAGDAGETLLDISSLDLTDTVTVAGTVGAGATDLSGVTSDYSAGTPSPAAALADALQVEIRKETGLDQATVTASDDGNSLTISNPTTTAVDLSGFSITDASGDQITETGSISTLAQTTPASVGVDLSNLAKKDDGVTGSFDIIGSGGATETISFSLSAGTNDPAAIVAEINSQLGSAAEGAIGSDLTVQEDTNDIQFTNANAGGTTYDITNFTISDGGTPDKSVGSSLSSLKAAEDVTIATKFEAGDTVSFSLNVGGTAFDVDDASSLRDVVAQVNAETKNTGVSGFLSAEGDEIVFASAKGESFTASITTDIDDNAATVEVNQNVTTDASSDISLNSLDISTRGGSDEALVAIDFAINQVNEFRSELGAVQNRFESTIANLSTSVENLSAANSRILDADFASETAALAKSQVLQQAGISVLAQANARPQQVLSLLQ; this is encoded by the coding sequence ATGGCTCTCGGAATCAACACCAACGTAGCCTCACTAATGGCCCAAAACCAGCTGACCAAGTCTCAGGGCATGAACGATCAGGCGCTGGAGCGTTTGTCTTCTGGTCTGCGAATTAACTCGGCCAAAGACGATGCGGCTGGTCTGGCGATCTCTACTCGTTTTCAGTCACAGATTTCCGGTTTGAACGTTGCAACTCGTAACTCGAACGACGGCATTTCTCTGGCGCAAACCGCTGAGGGTGCACTCGACGAGATCACCAACAACCTGCAGCGTATACGGGAACTGTCGGTTCAGTCTGCTAACGCAACCAACAGTGATTCAGACCGCGACGCTCTGAACAACGAAGTGGATCAGCGTATTCAGGAAGTTAACCGCATTGCCAGCCAAACGTCCTTTAACGGGCTGAAAGTCCTTGATGGTACCTTTGGCACTCAAGCTTTTCAGGTGGGTGCTAACGCCGGTGAAACCATTTCAGTTGATGGCCTGAATTCCAAAGGCAGCGAGCTGGGAGCCACTATTTCCCAGACCAGCGGGCTGTCTACAGACGTGCTAGGTGCCGGTGATGCGGGCGAGACGCTTCTGGATATTTCATCCCTGGATTTGACGGATACGGTCACTGTTGCAGGCACGGTGGGAGCTGGAGCAACGGATCTCAGTGGCGTGACTAGCGACTATTCAGCAGGTACCCCAAGCCCTGCAGCCGCTTTGGCTGATGCCCTCCAAGTTGAGATCCGAAAAGAAACTGGTCTCGATCAGGCAACCGTCACTGCTTCAGATGATGGGAACTCGCTGACTATCAGCAATCCGACAACCACAGCCGTGGATTTAAGTGGTTTTTCGATCACGGATGCGTCAGGTGATCAAATCACTGAAACTGGCAGCATCTCTACGCTGGCACAAACCACACCTGCAAGCGTTGGTGTCGATCTTTCGAACCTGGCAAAAAAAGATGATGGCGTTACAGGCAGCTTCGACATCATCGGGAGTGGTGGTGCAACGGAAACTATAAGCTTCTCGTTATCCGCTGGAACAAATGATCCGGCTGCCATTGTCGCGGAGATCAATAGCCAACTCGGGAGTGCGGCTGAGGGAGCTATAGGTTCCGACTTGACGGTTCAGGAAGACACCAACGACATTCAGTTCACAAATGCCAATGCCGGCGGTACTACGTACGATATTACAAACTTCACAATCAGCGATGGCGGAACCCCAGATAAATCTGTTGGAAGTAGCTTGAGCTCTTTGAAAGCGGCTGAGGACGTAACTATTGCCACAAAGTTTGAGGCAGGTGATACCGTTTCTTTTAGCCTGAATGTGGGGGGCACAGCTTTTGACGTCGATGACGCAAGTAGCCTTCGGGACGTCGTAGCGCAGGTTAATGCTGAAACGAAGAATACCGGTGTTTCAGGATTCCTGAGTGCTGAGGGTGACGAGATTGTGTTTGCGTCAGCCAAGGGCGAGAGCTTTACAGCTTCGATCACTACCGATATTGACGACAACGCGGCGACTGTTGAGGTCAACCAGAACGTTACCACGGATGCGAGCTCAGATATATCGCTCAACAGTCTGGATATCAGCACCCGTGGTGGTTCTGATGAGGCGCTGGTGGCGATTGATTTTGCGATCAACCAGGTGAACGAGTTCCGCTCTGAGCTCGGTGCGGTCCAGAACCGCTTCGAATCTACCATCGCGAACCTGAGTACCTCAGTAGAGAACCTCAGCGCCGCCAATAGCCGCATCTTGGACGCCGACTTCGCTTCAGAAACTGCGGCGCTGGCTAAGTCCCAGGTACTGCAACAAGCCGGTATTTCGGTTCTGGCACAGGCCAACGCTCGTCCTCAGCAGGTTCTGTCGCTGCTTCAGTAA
- a CDS encoding HigA family addiction module antitoxin, with the protein MMMNPPHPGELLREDVVAELGLSVTETAARLGMSRVALSRVLNGRAAISPDLALRLEMAGVSTARAWLAMQVNYDLAQAKLHVQPPIRALQPTPD; encoded by the coding sequence ATGATGATGAACCCTCCGCACCCTGGCGAACTACTGCGAGAGGACGTGGTCGCGGAACTTGGCTTGTCAGTCACCGAAACCGCCGCCCGGCTGGGCATGTCTCGCGTTGCCCTGTCTCGCGTATTGAATGGCCGCGCCGCAATTAGCCCTGACCTGGCTTTGCGCTTGGAAATGGCTGGCGTAAGCACTGCCCGCGCTTGGCTTGCCATGCAGGTAAATTATGACCTTGCCCAAGCTAAACTACACGTTCAACCGCCGATTCGCGCACTGCAGCCCACTCCAGACTAG
- the fliS gene encoding flagellar export chaperone FliS, protein MKGLRAYQQVNTQTSITDADPHRLIQLLYNGALERINMAKARMQAKDYAGKGQLIGKAIEIIGGLKGFLDFENGGDLAGRLEALYDYMERTLLEASAKNDLAKLDEVADLLRSIKGGWDGIREEAVAQSA, encoded by the coding sequence ATGAAAGGTTTAAGAGCATACCAACAGGTAAATACCCAAACCAGCATCACCGATGCCGACCCGCACCGATTGATTCAGCTGTTGTATAACGGCGCGCTGGAGCGGATTAATATGGCCAAGGCTCGCATGCAGGCGAAGGACTATGCTGGCAAGGGCCAGCTGATTGGGAAGGCGATTGAAATTATCGGCGGCCTCAAGGGCTTTCTGGATTTCGAGAATGGTGGTGATCTGGCTGGGCGTCTTGAAGCTTTGTACGACTATATGGAGCGAACGCTTCTTGAGGCGAGTGCCAAAAACGACTTGGCTAAGCTAGATGAGGTGGCGGATTTGCTTCGCTCTATTAAAGGCGGCTGGGATGGCATTCGTGAAGAGGCTGTGGCGCAGTCGGCTTAG
- a CDS encoding nucleotidyltransferase family protein has translation MPNLDMLQLLRNKHDEIRQLCEKHKVTQLAVFGSVVTGKFNASSDLDFLVDFEETLSARDIAAAFFGLKEELEVMFSRSVDLVTASSLTNPYFRSSVMEERQPLYAA, from the coding sequence ATGCCTAATCTGGACATGCTTCAGTTGCTACGTAATAAGCACGATGAAATTCGCCAGCTTTGTGAAAAGCACAAAGTGACTCAGTTGGCTGTGTTTGGTTCGGTAGTTACAGGAAAATTCAACGCATCCAGCGATTTGGATTTTCTCGTGGATTTTGAAGAAACGCTTTCAGCGAGAGACATAGCCGCTGCTTTTTTTGGGCTTAAAGAAGAGCTGGAGGTCATGTTCTCACGATCGGTAGATTTGGTTACCGCGTCCTCTCTGACCAATCCGTATTTTCGCAGCTCTGTGATGGAAGAAAGGCAGCCACTGTATGCAGCGTGA